The following proteins come from a genomic window of Acuticoccus sediminis:
- a CDS encoding cadherin-like domain-containing protein — MSASDDFSGGVLFEGWTFKSAAGASAGLATVGDDDILRITTPTGNYDFWGTATNAGRLVQASPDEDFVITARFLSIPTERYEIQGFVIEGAGSDWLRVDTYSDGKALWLFAASTTGGTSTTLLKVRIPEGQAPFLSLERAGDVWTVLYSNDGATWTTGGSFTVAMDVTGVGLMGGSAGSGDGFTAEVDWFEIASDPLVSEDGGTPATVDPVAGDDAVASGPDGIVIAIADLMANDTDDGPLTFVGADTPASGTLIDNGDGTLTYTPPAGFVGTDTFTYTISDGSVTDTATVTVSVSDGTGPIAAEVVSDDFAGDSLSSVWTFKSAAGATATLADVGADEVLRITTPSGNYDFWNGTQNAGRLVQDAPDEDFVLKARFLSVPSEKHELQGFVVEGADGRSMRVDTFSDGKKLTLFAASTVDGTSNTLLSVRVAGDIAPYLALERVGDTWTVSYSLDGQSWITGGSFNFAIEVTGVGLLGGSTATSGGFVTEVDWFEIGSDPITMEDGVDASSPPDAVDDALASGPGGILIAVADLLANDTDADGDALVFGGTTSPLHGTLTDNGDGTLTYTPADGYVGTDTFTYSVSDGTNSDSATVTITVSSGDPGPDPDPSPVLDSDDFSGGTISADWSFEGAAGSGASLASVGDGILEITTPAGNFDFWNTTLNAGRLMQDAPDDDFVVTAHFLSVPTQRYEMQGFAIEGSDGSWLRVDTYSDGSQLRLFAAKTVGGKSTALLSVTLPGGEAPYVTLERSGDTWTIWTSSDGATWTLGGSFNFVMPVAAVGLLGGSSGSSDGFVAQIDSFDVSTVPFDDGGTGNPPQNTAPDAVDDGNLVAPDGILVIDVNDLMANDTDADGDSISFVGLTNPAFGTLTDNGDGTYTYTAPANFSGTDTFQYTITDGTVTDTATFTVTVTPTAELIAADDFSGGSLAGHWIVGDAPDTSVNVASAGGQAYLALHADGSNELWNSNTAATALQSVAGAFDIVGSFLTTPIAPGDGQGLIAVDEATGDYVSFGLESTLAGYQLIVIVNIGGSAEVVAQTPIDAGDARAFRITSDGATWTVSASADGVTWEALATFDPGVFPDNIGAYAVSLEGFEAQLDYIMDTGAPLSGEDGGAINALPVAIDDAFSADVGSPISISIAALLGNDADADGDLLSLLSFSNPLSGTLVDAGDGTLLYTPAAGFSGEDTFTYTVGDGRDTAQGTVTIDVGGTGAGGFSDDFSGSGIGDGWEFSGLAGGASLHTAGGESYLEIESPAGIAVDALRQLNSPRLLQSVEDGDFDVSARFLNEPQQPYQEHGLLVVEDVDTWIRYDLAYTTSGLRLIVAFIDDGDSSIDLFKSMDSGEISYLRIRREGSTYIFETSSDGETWTTQHTAASDIIPTEVGVFAGSTTYDGSVPGFTSQVDWFEVSSDPIVAEDNAAPVATPDALGTSANTPLIIDVATLLGNDADPDGDPLSFAGFSQPDSGTLVDNGNGTLTYTPANGFAGTARFTYLISDGVTQVAGVALVGVSAPGNAAPVANDDTLTTDEGTPVAIDVLANDTDGNGDNLTVEAFTQAGSGTVSLNGGVLTYTPDAGFTGTDTFDVIVSDGNGGLATSSVEVVVEPVNDAPVAGRDTVVTTAGTVTTISISGLLANDSDPDGDALVFGGFTNPLHGTLVNNGNGTLTYIADAGYMGLDGFTYSIGDGTLSSNGVVAINVAPPIGFVSDDFSGAITNADWRLEGPDGTAELASDGSEAFLRLTVPTGKHDPWNTNGAVRYMQDIADIDFSMSARFLSTPSARTQMQGFLFEQDASNWLRFDVSFDGTTMKVFAAETVNGSSAAEINVTIAVGAAEFLRVTRSGESYLFEYSANGSDWTTAGTLTSALSITSAGLFGGTAHTAPGFVVEADYILLDGQTLNEDGGVTSGPVAMDDELAASVGAALVFTAADLLANDHDLDGDPLSIAAISSTGRGTVTDNGDGTYTYLSNTSGVGQLSYTITEGAAAGGRTSTATVWIDVENTAPTASTDAVAVDEDGSVVITPLGNDSDADGDTLQLTGVGTAAHGTVELVGNQIVYTPNANYNGPDSISYTVSDGLAETAGTVDITVTPVNDAPVVVNDTVFSPTGGAITISIADLLANDSDVDGDTLTIAALGIPASGTLVDNGDGTLTYTPNGNFNGIDSFQYTVTDGIEEVVGTVDVAVRPAIDVWYGDTQEFGAVGEPQAWINILGNVVTDGLTSLTYQLNDGPSQTLSVGPDTRRLNDPGDFNVDIAYAALDGSPNDDIVTITAAYSDGSTYTRDVTVEYESGHLWPEDYSIDWDAVGSIQDVAQIVDGQWAIEPDGSGIRPTELGYDRLVVLGDESWDNYELTMSITTHDLQNVDPRGRDGGGFAIGMLWGGHTEDDRLGVQPFAGYEPGATFFYTGKKVKLTSYHDFSETIAVQRNPLAEGVTYELRMKVEQVGLYDRQYSLKIWEAGTAEPSGWTIQGVETFSIDEAPATGSIYLNAHYYDVAFNDLTVTAIEGNDIIAGTDGDDVLSGVDMAALLPGLGETDVFRGGDGSDTFQLGTADTLFYDDGNASTAGEEDFAYIWDFESGVDTIELYGAAEDYEIGTSADPDAPGYTIKYVTDQTEKELIAIVNATQTLQFDDLRFFDVLAV, encoded by the coding sequence ATGAGTGCCTCCGACGACTTCTCCGGCGGCGTGCTGTTCGAAGGGTGGACCTTCAAGAGTGCCGCCGGCGCGAGCGCCGGCCTCGCGACCGTCGGCGACGACGATATCCTGCGGATCACGACTCCCACCGGGAACTACGATTTCTGGGGAACGGCGACCAATGCCGGACGCCTCGTCCAGGCGTCGCCTGATGAAGACTTCGTGATTACTGCCCGCTTCCTGTCGATCCCGACGGAGCGCTACGAAATTCAAGGTTTCGTGATCGAAGGCGCCGGGAGTGACTGGCTCCGGGTCGACACCTATTCCGACGGCAAGGCGCTCTGGCTCTTCGCCGCCAGCACCACCGGCGGCACGTCCACCACCCTCCTGAAGGTGCGCATTCCCGAAGGCCAGGCGCCCTTCCTGTCGCTCGAACGCGCGGGCGACGTGTGGACGGTCCTCTATTCCAACGACGGCGCCACGTGGACCACGGGCGGCAGCTTCACCGTCGCCATGGACGTGACGGGCGTCGGCCTGATGGGCGGGAGCGCCGGCTCGGGCGACGGCTTCACCGCCGAGGTGGACTGGTTCGAGATCGCCTCCGACCCGCTGGTCAGCGAGGACGGCGGCACGCCGGCCACGGTCGACCCGGTCGCCGGCGACGATGCCGTGGCGTCGGGCCCCGACGGCATCGTGATCGCGATCGCCGACCTGATGGCGAACGACACCGACGACGGCCCCCTCACCTTCGTCGGCGCCGACACGCCGGCGAGCGGCACGCTCATCGACAACGGCGACGGCACCCTCACCTATACGCCCCCGGCCGGGTTCGTCGGAACGGACACCTTCACCTACACCATCTCCGACGGGTCGGTGACCGACACCGCAACCGTCACCGTCAGCGTGTCCGACGGGACCGGGCCCATCGCCGCCGAAGTCGTGTCCGACGACTTCGCCGGCGATTCGCTGTCGTCGGTCTGGACCTTCAAGAGCGCGGCGGGCGCGACGGCGACACTCGCCGACGTCGGCGCCGACGAGGTCCTTCGCATCACCACCCCGTCCGGCAACTACGACTTCTGGAACGGCACGCAGAACGCCGGCCGGCTGGTGCAGGACGCTCCGGACGAGGACTTCGTCCTCAAGGCGCGCTTCCTCTCCGTCCCGAGCGAGAAGCACGAGCTGCAGGGCTTCGTCGTCGAGGGCGCCGACGGGCGGTCGATGCGCGTCGACACCTTTTCCGACGGCAAGAAGCTCACGCTCTTCGCGGCAAGCACGGTCGACGGCACGTCGAACACGCTTCTCAGCGTGCGTGTCGCCGGCGACATCGCCCCCTATCTCGCACTGGAGCGGGTCGGCGACACCTGGACGGTGTCCTACTCGCTGGACGGCCAGTCCTGGATCACCGGGGGCAGCTTCAATTTCGCGATCGAGGTCACGGGCGTCGGCCTCCTCGGCGGCAGCACCGCCACCAGCGGCGGCTTCGTCACCGAGGTGGACTGGTTCGAGATCGGCTCCGATCCCATCACGATGGAGGACGGGGTCGATGCGAGCTCGCCGCCGGACGCCGTCGACGATGCCCTCGCCTCCGGTCCCGGGGGCATCCTCATCGCGGTCGCCGACCTCCTCGCCAACGACACCGACGCGGACGGCGACGCGCTGGTGTTCGGCGGCACCACGAGCCCGCTCCACGGCACGCTCACCGACAACGGCGACGGAACGCTGACCTACACGCCCGCCGACGGCTACGTCGGGACGGATACGTTCACCTACTCGGTGTCCGACGGAACGAACTCCGACAGCGCCACCGTCACCATCACCGTCTCCTCCGGCGATCCGGGCCCGGACCCCGATCCGTCCCCGGTGCTGGACTCCGACGACTTCTCCGGCGGCACGATCTCCGCCGACTGGTCCTTCGAGGGCGCGGCGGGCTCGGGCGCGTCCCTCGCCAGCGTCGGCGACGGGATCCTCGAGATCACGACGCCCGCCGGAAACTTCGATTTCTGGAACACGACCCTCAACGCCGGCCGCCTCATGCAGGACGCGCCGGACGACGACTTCGTCGTCACCGCGCACTTCCTGTCGGTACCGACGCAGCGCTACGAGATGCAGGGCTTCGCCATCGAGGGGTCCGACGGGAGCTGGCTCCGCGTCGACACCTATTCGGACGGCAGCCAGCTCCGCCTGTTCGCGGCCAAGACGGTCGGCGGCAAGTCCACCGCCCTCCTCAGCGTCACGCTGCCGGGCGGTGAGGCGCCTTACGTCACGCTCGAGCGTTCCGGCGACACGTGGACCATCTGGACCTCCAGCGACGGCGCGACGTGGACCCTCGGCGGCAGCTTCAACTTCGTCATGCCGGTCGCGGCCGTCGGTCTCCTGGGCGGCAGCTCGGGTTCCAGCGACGGGTTCGTCGCGCAGATCGATTCCTTCGACGTCTCGACCGTTCCGTTCGACGACGGCGGCACCGGCAACCCGCCGCAGAACACGGCACCCGACGCGGTGGACGACGGCAACCTCGTCGCGCCCGACGGGATCCTCGTCATCGACGTCAACGACCTCATGGCGAACGACACGGACGCCGATGGCGACAGCATCAGCTTCGTCGGGCTGACCAACCCCGCGTTCGGGACGCTGACCGACAACGGCGACGGGACCTACACCTACACGGCGCCTGCGAACTTCTCCGGGACGGACACCTTCCAGTACACGATCACGGACGGGACGGTGACCGACACCGCGACCTTCACCGTGACGGTCACGCCCACCGCCGAGCTGATCGCCGCCGACGACTTCTCGGGCGGATCGCTGGCGGGGCACTGGATCGTCGGCGACGCGCCGGACACCTCCGTCAACGTCGCGAGCGCGGGCGGCCAGGCCTACCTCGCGCTGCACGCGGACGGTTCGAACGAGTTGTGGAACAGCAACACGGCCGCCACGGCGCTGCAGAGCGTCGCGGGCGCGTTCGACATCGTCGGGAGCTTCCTGACGACGCCCATCGCGCCGGGCGACGGCCAGGGCCTGATCGCCGTCGACGAGGCGACGGGCGACTACGTCTCCTTCGGCCTCGAGTCGACGCTCGCCGGCTACCAACTCATCGTCATCGTCAACATCGGCGGGTCGGCCGAGGTGGTCGCCCAGACCCCGATCGACGCCGGCGACGCCCGCGCCTTCCGCATCACCAGCGACGGGGCGACCTGGACGGTCAGCGCGTCGGCGGACGGCGTCACGTGGGAGGCGCTCGCGACGTTCGATCCGGGTGTCTTCCCCGACAATATCGGCGCCTACGCCGTCAGCCTCGAGGGGTTCGAGGCGCAGCTCGACTACATCATGGACACCGGTGCGCCGCTGTCGGGCGAGGATGGCGGGGCCATCAACGCCCTGCCGGTCGCCATCGACGACGCGTTCTCGGCCGACGTCGGGAGCCCGATCTCGATCTCCATCGCGGCGTTGCTCGGCAACGACGCCGACGCCGACGGCGATCTTCTCAGCCTGCTCTCGTTCTCCAACCCGCTCTCCGGCACGCTGGTCGACGCGGGCGACGGGACGCTCCTCTACACGCCGGCCGCCGGGTTCAGCGGCGAGGACACCTTCACCTACACGGTCGGCGACGGACGCGACACGGCGCAGGGAACCGTCACCATCGACGTCGGCGGCACCGGCGCAGGCGGCTTCTCGGATGACTTCTCGGGCTCCGGCATCGGCGACGGCTGGGAGTTCTCCGGCCTCGCCGGCGGCGCGTCGCTGCACACCGCGGGCGGCGAGTCCTACCTCGAGATCGAGTCGCCGGCCGGGATCGCGGTGGACGCGCTGCGGCAGCTCAACTCGCCGCGCCTGCTGCAGTCGGTCGAGGACGGCGACTTCGACGTCTCGGCCCGCTTCCTCAACGAACCGCAGCAGCCCTACCAGGAGCACGGGCTGCTCGTGGTCGAGGACGTCGACACCTGGATCCGCTACGACCTCGCGTACACGACGTCGGGTCTGCGGCTGATCGTTGCTTTCATCGACGACGGCGATTCCAGCATCGACCTCTTCAAGAGCATGGATTCCGGCGAGATCTCGTATCTGCGGATCCGCCGTGAGGGCTCGACCTACATCTTCGAGACGTCCAGCGACGGCGAGACCTGGACGACGCAGCACACCGCCGCGAGCGACATCATCCCGACCGAGGTCGGCGTGTTCGCCGGCAGCACCACCTACGACGGCAGCGTCCCCGGCTTCACCTCGCAGGTGGACTGGTTCGAGGTGTCGAGCGACCCGATCGTCGCGGAGGACAATGCCGCCCCGGTCGCCACCCCGGACGCGCTGGGCACGAGCGCCAACACGCCGCTGATCATCGACGTCGCCACGCTCCTCGGCAACGACGCGGACCCGGACGGCGACCCGCTGTCCTTCGCGGGCTTCAGCCAGCCCGACAGCGGCACCCTCGTCGACAACGGCAACGGCACGCTGACGTATACGCCCGCCAACGGCTTCGCCGGCACGGCGCGCTTCACCTATCTCATCAGCGATGGCGTCACGCAGGTTGCAGGGGTCGCGCTGGTCGGCGTGTCGGCGCCCGGCAACGCGGCGCCCGTCGCCAACGACGACACGTTGACGACCGACGAAGGCACGCCGGTCGCGATCGACGTCCTCGCCAACGACACGGACGGCAACGGCGACAACCTCACGGTCGAGGCGTTCACGCAGGCCGGCTCCGGCACGGTCTCCCTCAACGGCGGCGTCCTGACCTATACCCCGGACGCCGGGTTCACCGGGACCGACACGTTCGACGTCATCGTCTCGGACGGCAACGGCGGGCTCGCGACCTCGAGCGTCGAGGTCGTCGTCGAGCCGGTGAACGACGCCCCGGTCGCCGGGCGCGACACCGTCGTCACCACCGCCGGCACAGTCACCACGATCTCCATCTCCGGACTCCTCGCCAACGACAGCGACCCGGATGGCGACGCGCTGGTCTTCGGCGGGTTCACCAATCCGCTCCACGGCACACTGGTGAACAACGGCAACGGTACGCTCACCTACATCGCCGACGCCGGCTACATGGGTCTCGACGGCTTCACCTACAGCATCGGCGACGGGACGCTCAGCTCCAACGGGGTGGTGGCGATCAACGTGGCCCCGCCGATCGGCTTCGTCTCGGACGACTTCAGCGGCGCAATCACCAACGCCGACTGGCGCCTCGAGGGCCCGGACGGCACGGCCGAACTGGCCTCCGACGGCAGCGAGGCGTTCCTGCGGCTGACCGTCCCCACCGGCAAGCACGACCCCTGGAACACCAACGGTGCCGTGCGCTACATGCAGGATATCGCCGATATCGACTTCTCGATGTCCGCGCGGTTCCTCTCGACCCCCAGCGCCCGCACCCAGATGCAGGGCTTCCTGTTCGAGCAGGACGCCAGCAACTGGCTGCGTTTCGACGTGAGCTTCGACGGCACCACCATGAAGGTGTTCGCCGCGGAGACGGTGAACGGAAGCTCGGCCGCCGAGATCAACGTCACCATTGCCGTCGGGGCGGCGGAGTTCCTGCGCGTCACCCGCAGCGGGGAGAGCTACCTCTTCGAATACTCGGCCAACGGGTCGGACTGGACGACGGCGGGAACGCTGACCTCGGCCCTCTCGATCACGAGCGCCGGCCTCTTCGGCGGGACGGCGCACACCGCGCCGGGCTTCGTCGTCGAGGCGGACTACATCCTGCTCGACGGGCAGACCCTCAACGAGGACGGCGGCGTCACGTCCGGCCCCGTGGCGATGGACGACGAGCTGGCCGCCTCGGTCGGCGCCGCGCTGGTCTTCACCGCAGCCGACCTCCTCGCCAACGACCACGACCTCGACGGCGATCCGCTCAGCATCGCCGCCATCTCCTCGACCGGCCGCGGCACGGTGACCGACAACGGCGACGGCACCTACACGTACCTGTCGAACACCAGCGGCGTGGGTCAGCTCTCCTACACGATCACCGAGGGCGCTGCGGCAGGCGGTCGGACGTCGACGGCGACGGTCTGGATCGACGTGGAGAACACCGCGCCGACCGCGAGCACGGACGCGGTGGCGGTCGACGAGGACGGCTCCGTCGTCATCACGCCGCTCGGCAACGATTCGGACGCCGACGGCGACACGCTCCAGCTCACCGGCGTCGGCACGGCCGCGCACGGCACCGTCGAGCTGGTCGGCAACCAGATCGTCTATACGCCGAACGCGAACTACAACGGGCCCGACAGCATCAGCTACACGGTCTCGGACGGCCTCGCCGAGACCGCCGGCACGGTCGACATCACGGTCACGCCGGTGAACGACGCGCCGGTGGTCGTCAACGATACCGTGTTCTCGCCCACCGGCGGGGCGATCACGATCTCGATCGCCGACCTCCTGGCGAACGACAGCGACGTCGACGGGGACACCCTCACGATCGCCGCCCTTGGCATCCCCGCCTCCGGGACGCTGGTGGACAACGGCGACGGGACGCTGACCTACACGCCGAACGGCAACTTCAACGGAATCGACAGCTTCCAGTACACCGTCACGGACGGCATCGAGGAGGTCGTCGGCACGGTGGACGTCGCGGTGCGGCCGGCGATCGACGTATGGTACGGCGACACGCAGGAGTTCGGCGCCGTCGGCGAGCCGCAGGCTTGGATCAACATCCTCGGCAACGTCGTCACCGACGGCCTGACGAGCCTCACCTACCAGCTCAACGACGGCCCCTCGCAGACCCTCTCGGTCGGCCCGGACACTCGGCGGCTCAACGACCCCGGCGACTTCAACGTCGACATCGCCTACGCCGCGCTCGACGGCAGCCCGAACGACGATATCGTCACGATCACCGCCGCCTACTCGGATGGGTCGACGTACACGAGGGACGTCACGGTCGAGTACGAGTCCGGCCACCTCTGGCCGGAAGACTACAGCATCGACTGGGACGCCGTCGGCTCGATCCAGGACGTGGCGCAGATCGTCGACGGCCAGTGGGCGATCGAGCCGGACGGCTCAGGCATCCGCCCGACTGAGCTCGGCTACGACCGGCTCGTCGTGCTCGGCGACGAGTCGTGGGACAACTACGAGCTCACGATGTCCATCACGACGCACGACCTGCAGAACGTGGACCCCAGGGGCCGCGACGGTGGCGGCTTCGCCATCGGCATGCTGTGGGGCGGGCACACCGAGGACGACCGGCTGGGCGTCCAGCCCTTCGCGGGCTACGAGCCGGGCGCGACGTTCTTCTACACCGGCAAGAAGGTGAAGCTGACCTCCTACCACGACTTCAGCGAGACCATCGCGGTGCAGCGCAACCCGCTCGCGGAAGGCGTCACCTACGAGCTGCGCATGAAGGTGGAGCAGGTCGGCCTGTACGACCGCCAGTACAGCCTGAAGATCTGGGAAGCCGGCACGGCCGAGCCGTCGGGCTGGACGATCCAGGGCGTCGAGACCTTCTCCATCGACGAGGCGCCGGCGACCGGGTCGATCTATCTCAACGCGCACTATTACGACGTCGCCTTCAACGACCTCACGGTGACCGCGATCGAGGGCAACGACATCATCGCCGGGACCGACGGGGACGACGTCCTCTCCGGCGTCGACATGGCGGCGCTGCTGCCGGGCCTCGGCGAGACGGACGTGTTCCGCGGCGGCGACGGCAGCGACACGTTCCAGCTCGGGACGGCCGACACCCTGTTCTACGACGACGGCAACGCGTCGACGGCGGGCGAGGAGGATTTCGCCTACATCTGGGACTTCGAGAGCGGCGTCGACACCATCGAGCTGTACGGCGCGGCCGAGGACTACGAGATCGGCACGTCCGCGGACCCCGACGCGCCCGGCTACACGATCAAGTACGTGACCGATCAGACGGAGAAAGAGCTGATCGCCATCGTCAACGCGACGCAGACTCTTCAATTCGACGATCTGAGGTTCTTCGATGTCCTTGCGGTCTGA